A window of the Dermacentor variabilis isolate Ectoservices unplaced genomic scaffold, ASM5094787v1 scaffold_12, whole genome shotgun sequence genome harbors these coding sequences:
- the Slh gene encoding sec1 family domain containing Slh, whose protein sequence is MSLNIREKQIAALKQMLNFNVPQPKGSFSEPVWKLLVYDRCGQDIISPLLSVKELRDMGITLHMLLHSDRDPIPEVPAIYFVAPTDENITRISQDFRNELYDQYYLNFVSPVSRQHLEDLASAALQANSVANVSKVFDQYLNFITLENDLFLLKHNDRHTVSYYAINRGDVKDTEIEAIMDNIVDCLFSVFATLGTVPIIRCPKGNAAEMVAEKLDKRMRENLRDSRNSLFLDSAHGSGQFSFQRPLLVVLDRNMDMATPLHHTWTYQALAHDVLGLSLNRVTLEEPVTSSPSSEHVGAKPRKKTKTFDLTQADKFWQQHKGSPFPTVAEAVQEELEAYRAQEDEVKKLKAAMGLEGDRTDEAITMLSDNTAKLTSAVSSLPELLERKRLIDMHTSIATAILEHIKARKLDLYFETEEKLLGRQALDRSLLDLINDPEAGTAQDKLRLILIAYVLGLDGALEYEDALQRAGCDLNPLRYLRRWKDYTRVTALQPAGSYGGGPRTVGMFSKLMSQGSQFVMEGVKNLVVKKHKLPITRLVDALMELKSLPETDDFRYLDPKLLGRVEPRAQAPFQEAVVFVLGGGNYIEYQNLLDYTKGKSKKVVYGSTQLTNAAQFLEQLSQLGDEIK, encoded by the coding sequence ATGTCTCTCAACATACGTGAAAAGCAGATCGCTGCGCTGAAGCAGATGCTCAACTTCAACGTTCCTCAACCAAAAGGCTCCTTTTCGGAGCCTGTGTGGAAACTTCTGGTGTACGATCGCTGTGGACAAGACATTATATCGCCTCTTTTGTCAGTGAAAGAGCTACGTGACATGGGCATCACTTTGCACATGCTTCTGCACTCCGACAGAGATCCCATACCGGAGGTGCCTGCAATTTACTTCGTTGCGCCTACTGACGAAAACATTACACGAATATCGCAGGACTTCCGAAATGAGTTGTATGACCAGTATTACCTGAACTTTGTGTCACCCGTGTCGCGCCAGCACCTTGAAGATCTGGCTTCAGCAGCTCTGCAAGCAAACTCTGTCGCCAACGTGTCGAAAGTGTTCGATCAGTACCTCAACTTTATCACTCTAGAAAATGACCTGTTCTTACTGAAGCACAACGATCGGCATACTGTTTCGTATTACGCCATTAACCGCGGCGACGTGAAGGACACAGAGATCGAGGCAATCATGGACAACATTGTCGACTGTCTATTTTCCGTCTTTGCAACGCTAGGTACCGTGCCCATAATTCGTTGCCCCAAAGGAAACGCTGCTGAAATGGTCGCAGAGAAGCTCGACAAGAGGATGCGTGAGAACCTTCGCGACTCTCGGAATAGCCTGTTTCTGGATTCAGCTCATGGCAGTGGCCAGTTCAGTTTTCAAAGACCTCTGTTGGTTGTGCTTGATCGAAACATGGACATGGCAACACCATTGCACCACACTTGGACTTACCAGGCCCTGGCACATGACGTGCTAGGCCTGAGCCTGAACCGTGTTACCTTGGAAGAACCTGTAACGTCATCCCCATCATCTGAGCATGTGGGCGCCAAGCCAAGGAAAAAGACCAAGACGTTTGATTTGACTCAGGCAGACAAATTCTGGCAACAGCACAAAGGAAGCCCCTTTCCCACTGTGGCTGAAGCGGTGCAAGAAGAACTAGAAGCTTACCGTGCACAAGAAGATGAGGTGAAGAAACTGAAGGCAGCCATGGGTTTGGAAGGTGACCGAACAGATGAAGCTATCACGATGCTCTCCGATAACACGGCAAAGTTGACATCAGCCGTCAGCTCACTACCAGAGTTACTTGAGCGCAAGCGGCTCATTGATATGCACACGAGCATAGCAACTGCAATTCTAGAACACATCAAGGCTCGAAAACTTGACTTGTACTTTGAGACTGAAGAAAAATTGCTTGGTAGGCAGGCTTTGGATCGTTCCCTCCTGGACCTGATAAATGATCCAGAAGCAGGCACTGCACAAGACAAGCTGAGGTTAATATTAATAGCATATGTGCTTGGACTAGATGGAGCCCTTGAGTACGAGGACGCCTTGCAACGAGCAGGTTGTGACCTAAATCCTCTGAGGTACTTGCGCCGCTGGAAGGACTATACCCGTGTCACAGCTCTGCAACCAGCGGGCTCCTATGGTGGTGGCCCTCGCACTGTGGGCATGTTCTCGAAGTTGATGAGCCAGGGCTCACAGTTTGTAATGGAAGGTGTCAAGAATCTGGTTGTCAAGAAGCACAAACTTCCCATAACACGACTGGTGGATGCCCTAATGGAGTTGAAATCATTGCCCGAAACAGACGACTTCCGGTACTTGGACCCTAAACTTCTTGGACGTGTTGAACCACGTGCCCAAGCACCATTCCAAGAGGCAGTTGTGTTTGTTTTGGGGGGTGGCAATTACATTGAATACCAGAACCTTTTGGACTACACAAAAGGCAAATCCAAGAAGGTTGTTTATGGTAGCACACAGCTCACCAATGCTGCTCAGTTTCTGGAGCAGCTGTCCCAGCTTGGGGATGAAATTAAGTAA
- the LOC142566399 gene encoding WD repeat-containing protein 70, producing MSAPSEGECNPLPNSSKKARVFDLNAIFEEARKTAISRSKDVKLKEDPKPCTSRLERSAEGEAQRENDPAPDGEPSEEGSEDELVGPPISLSAQAKDDGSSSEDVDDEESGRTAAYRAIPVKEDITLQHGTKIVSALALDPNGARLVTGGYDFDITLFDFAGMDSSLQPFRSLRPCDCHQIRNLEYSCTGDSFLVVSGNAQAKVLDRDGFEVMECIKGDQYITDMARTKGHVAMLNYGCWHPRSREDFLTCANDGTLRLWNVDKPNSHKALVKTKQQGGLRAIPSTCRFSRDGQLMVAGCQDGSLQFWDQRRTLVHPSHTVREAHRRGIEVTCVAFAQDGRQLATRSCDDTMKLWDLRALRPSALHTFADLDNLYPATDCGFSPDDRVIYTATSKSSGDGQLVFFERDTLQEVMRLRLPAPVARVIWHARLNQLLAGLACGEVRLLYDTAHSHHGALLCVSKAARAKAAPQGLTQAQVLTPHALPLFREERPRSTRKRLEKARKDPVLSQRPDLPVTGPGQGGRIASAGNTLSSYIVRNLGTTKRVDDNVDPREAILKYAKEAAENPYWVTPAYATTQPKPVFQESEEPTPAKKTKQV from the coding sequence ATGTCCGCTCCTAGCGAAGGTGAATGCAATCCTCTTCCCAACTCAAGCAAGAAAGCTCGCGTATTTGACTTAAATGCCATTTTCGAGGAAGCTAGAAAAACGGCTATAAGTAGAAGCAAAGATGTGAAACTCAAGGAAGACCCAAAACCATGCACCAGCCGCCTTGAAAGAAGCGCTGAAGGCGAGGCCCAAAGAGAAAATGATCCTGCGCCCGACGGTGAACCGAGTGAAGAAGGCAGCGAAGACGAGCTTGTGGGGCCTCCGATTTCTCTGTCAGCGCAGGCCAAAGATGATGGATCTAGCTCAGAGGACGTCGATGACGAGGAAAGTGGACGTACTGCTGCATATAGGGCAATTCCAGTGAAAGAAGACATTACATTGCAGCATGGCACAAAAATTGTATCTGCGTTGGCACTGGATCCTAATGGAGCACGTCTTGTCACTGGCGGGTATGACTTCGATATCACTTTGTTCGATTTCGCCGGCATGGATTCATCCCTGCAGCCGTTCCGTTCGCTTCGTCCTTGCGATTGTCACCAGATTCGAAATCTGGAGTACAGCTGTACGGGTGACTCGTTCCTCGTGGTGTCCGGAAACGCCCAGGCCAAAGTGCTAGATAGGGACGGGTTCGAGGTGATGGAGTGCATTAAGGGAGACCAGTATATAACTGACATGGCCCGAACCAAAGGGCATGTGGCGATGCTAAATTACGGCTGCTGGCACCCGCGCAGCCGCGAAGACTTCCTCACTTGTGCCAACGACGGCACACTGCGATTGTGGAATGTGGATAAACCCAATAGCCACAAAGCTTTGGTGAAGACCAAGCAACAGGGCGGCCTCCGAGCAATTCCGTCTACCTGCCGCTTCAGCAGGGACGGCCAGCTCATGGTCGCTGGCTGCCAGGATGGCTCGCTCCAATTTTGGGACCAACGACGCACCTTAGTGCACCCGAGTCACACGGTGCGCGAGGCGCACCGGCGGGGCATCGAGGTAACTTGCGTAGCATTTGCCCAGGACGGCCGCCAGCTTGCCACGCGATCTTGCGATGACACGATGAAGCTGTGGGACCTCCGCGCATTGCGGCCATCGGCTTTACATACGTTTGCAGACCTCGACAACTTGTACCCTGCCACGGACTGCGGCTTCAGCCCAGACGACCGGGTCATCTACACAGCTACCTCGAAGAGCTCTGGCGATGGTCAGCTGGTGTTTTTTGAGCGCGACACGTTACAGGAAGTGATGAGACTTCGACTGCCGGCTCCAGTGGCTAGAGTCATCTGGCACGCTCGGCTTAACCAACTCCTCGCTGGGCTGGCATGCGGTGAAGTGCGCCTGCTGTACGATACAGCGCACAGCCACCATGGCGCGCTGTTGTGTGTGTCCAAGGCTGCTCGGGCCAAAGCTGCGCCGCAGGGACTCACCCAAGCGCAAGTGCTCACGCCGCATGCGCTGCCACTGTTCCGAGAAGAGCGGCCGCGGAGTACGCGCAAGCGGTTGGAGAAGGCGCGCAAAGATCCCGTATTATCACAAAGACCTGATCTTCCTGTGACAGGCCCTGGCCAAGGAGGCCGCATTGCTTCAGCAGGAAACACACTCTCTTCCTATATTGTGCGCAACCTGGGCACCACAAAGCGTGTTGATGACAATGTGGACCCACGTGAGGCTATTCTTAAGTATGCCAAGGAAGCAGCTGAGAACCCTTACTGGGTAACCCCTGCTTATGCTACAACTCAGCCCAAGCCAGTCTTCCAAGAGAGTGAAGAACCAACACCTGCCAAGAAGACAAAGCAAGTGTAG